The Xanthomonas sp. DAR 34887 genome has a segment encoding these proteins:
- a CDS encoding lytic murein transglycosylase has protein sequence MRFAWALLLAAPCAAAQTLPAPSVAPDPAFVGCLSTLRTAAAKTGVTAAAFDRYTAGVQPDMSVLPLLDAQPEFTTPIWDYLAGLVDTQRVADGRAMLLTHRDLLARVAQQYGVDAETVVAVWGVESDYGRVSGKRPLLVSLLTLSCNGRRQPFFRGELFALLKLLQAGDLQPDGLTGSWAGAFGHTQFMPSTYARVAVDGDGDGRRDLVASIPDALASTANYLKLAGWQSGQPWGMEVKLPAGFDPALAGRTQRRPLSDWRARGVTAIDGSALALPTLAPQTPAAVLIPAGSNGPAFLVFRNYDAIYAYNAAESYALAIALLSDQLRGKPGLATAWPTDDPGLGRPERRELQTLLLARGHDIGQADGMIGNASRRAIQAEQQRLGLQPADGRAGQRILDALRREASGAPATAPAAPATPTTPVPAPAPSTPFGGKPATAFRVPARYPAFVQSPAPRSITPMSEIPGLSTGDFHGYPSLLVETPHSTAAISLFGGQLLSFVPKGGTDVMWLSPSAQPTPTPIRGGTPVCWPYFGRQGQSADVPAHGFVRTVPWHLQDAKRDADGSMLLTLAPPDFDDLPLRLRMQLRIGATLEQRLITDNVGREPARFTQALHNYFHVADATQVRVQGLDGLDYLDKFENYATPHRQHGDWSLQDPRDPGRSDRIYTGAGGRYTLLDPGLQRRIEIATAGSRTLVAWNPGDAGAQKMADVGAHWRQFVCLEAANAGPEVIELAAGAQHVLQQTIAVAPL, from the coding sequence ATGCGTTTCGCCTGGGCCTTGTTGCTGGCCGCGCCCTGCGCCGCCGCGCAGACCCTGCCCGCGCCGTCCGTGGCGCCGGACCCCGCGTTCGTCGGTTGCCTGTCCACGTTGCGCACCGCCGCCGCCAAGACCGGCGTGACCGCCGCCGCGTTCGACCGCTACACCGCGGGCGTGCAGCCGGACATGAGCGTGCTGCCCCTGCTCGACGCGCAGCCCGAATTCACCACGCCGATCTGGGACTACCTGGCCGGGCTGGTGGACACGCAGCGCGTCGCCGACGGCCGCGCGATGCTGCTCACCCACCGCGACCTGCTCGCGCGCGTGGCGCAGCAGTACGGCGTGGACGCGGAAACCGTGGTGGCGGTGTGGGGCGTGGAGAGCGACTACGGCCGCGTTTCCGGCAAGCGCCCGCTGCTGGTGTCGCTGCTGACCCTGTCGTGCAACGGCCGCCGCCAGCCGTTCTTCCGCGGCGAACTGTTCGCGCTGCTGAAACTGCTGCAGGCCGGCGACCTGCAGCCCGACGGCCTGACCGGTTCCTGGGCCGGTGCGTTCGGGCACACCCAGTTCATGCCCAGCACCTATGCCCGCGTCGCCGTGGACGGCGATGGCGACGGCCGCCGCGACCTGGTCGCCAGCATTCCCGACGCGCTGGCCTCCACCGCCAACTACCTGAAGCTGGCCGGCTGGCAGAGCGGACAGCCGTGGGGCATGGAGGTGAAGTTGCCGGCCGGGTTCGACCCGGCCCTGGCCGGCCGCACCCAGCGCAGGCCGCTGTCGGACTGGCGCGCGCGCGGCGTGACCGCCATCGACGGCAGCGCGCTCGCGCTGCCCACGCTGGCGCCGCAGACGCCGGCCGCGGTGCTGATCCCGGCCGGCAGCAATGGCCCGGCGTTCCTGGTGTTCCGCAACTACGACGCGATCTACGCCTACAACGCCGCCGAAAGCTATGCGCTGGCGATCGCGCTGCTGTCCGACCAGTTGCGCGGCAAACCCGGCCTGGCCACCGCCTGGCCCACCGACGACCCTGGCCTGGGCCGTCCCGAGCGGCGCGAACTGCAGACCCTGCTGCTGGCGCGCGGCCACGACATCGGCCAGGCCGACGGCATGATCGGCAACGCCAGCCGCCGCGCGATCCAGGCCGAGCAGCAGCGCCTGGGCCTGCAACCGGCTGACGGCCGCGCCGGGCAACGCATCCTCGATGCGCTGCGCCGCGAGGCATCCGGCGCTCCCGCCACTGCGCCGGCCGCACCCGCCACGCCGACCACACCGGTGCCGGCACCCGCGCCATCCACGCCGTTCGGTGGCAAGCCCGCGACCGCCTTCCGCGTGCCGGCGCGCTACCCGGCCTTCGTTCAATCCCCCGCGCCACGGAGCATCACCCCCATGTCCGAAATCCCCGGCCTGAGCACAGGCGATTTCCACGGTTACCCCTCGCTGCTGGTGGAGACCCCGCACTCCACCGCCGCGATCAGCCTGTTCGGCGGCCAGTTGCTGTCGTTCGTGCCCAAGGGCGGCACCGACGTGATGTGGCTGTCGCCGAGCGCGCAGCCCACGCCCACCCCGATCCGCGGCGGCACCCCGGTGTGCTGGCCGTACTTCGGCCGCCAGGGCCAGAGCGCCGACGTGCCGGCGCACGGCTTCGTGCGCACCGTGCCGTGGCACTTGCAGGATGCCAAGCGCGACGCCGACGGCAGCATGCTGCTGACCCTGGCGCCGCCGGACTTCGACGACCTGCCGCTGCGCCTGCGCATGCAGCTGCGCATCGGCGCGACCCTGGAGCAGCGCCTGATCACCGACAACGTCGGCCGCGAACCGGCGCGCTTCACCCAGGCGCTGCACAACTATTTCCACGTCGCCGACGCCACCCAGGTGCGGGTGCAGGGCCTGGACGGGCTCGACTACCTGGACAAGTTCGAAAACTACGCCACGCCGCACCGCCAGCACGGCGACTGGAGCCTGCAGGACCCGCGCGATCCGGGCCGCAGCGACCGCATCTACACCGGCGCCGGCGGCCGCTACACGCTGCTCGACCCGGGCCTGCAGCGCCGCATCGAGATCGCCACCGCCGGCAGCCGCACCCTGGTCGCCTGGAATCCGGGCGACGCCGGCGCACAGAAGATGGCCGACGTCGGCGCCCACTGGCGCCAGTTCGTGTGCCTGGAAGCGGCCAACGCCGGCCCGGAGGTGATCGAACTGGCCGCCGGCGCGCAGCACGTGCTGCAGCAGACCATCGCGGTCGCACCGCTGTAA
- a CDS encoding TCR/Tet family MFS transporter, translating to MHSSPPAARTRRAALVFIFITLLIDVLAFGVIIPVLPGLVRGFTGGDFAAAAKWVGWFGFLFAALQFVSSPLQGALSDRYGRRPVILASCLGLGVDFAVMALAQSLPLLLLARVVSGVFSASFTTANAYIADITTPDKRAQAYGMIGAAFGLGFVIGPLLGGWLGSYHLRAPFWFAAALALLNFLYGLWVLPESLAPERRTPRLDWKHANPFGALRLLRSYPQVFALAAVIFLANLAHYVYPSIFVLFAEYEYQWGPKQVSWVLAVVGVCSIVVNALLVARVVRRLGERGALLFGLGCGVAGFAIYSIAGSGAMFLLGVPVSALWAVASPSAQAIVTRHVGADAQGRVQGALMSLVSLAGIVGPLLYTWVFALFIGKHAPAHLPGAPWLLAALLLAAGWVVAWRRARMPAGATA from the coding sequence GTGCATTCCTCGCCCCCTGCCGCGCGCACGCGCCGCGCCGCCCTGGTCTTCATCTTCATCACCCTGCTGATCGATGTGCTGGCCTTCGGGGTCATCATTCCGGTGCTGCCGGGACTGGTGCGCGGCTTCACCGGCGGCGATTTCGCGGCGGCGGCGAAGTGGGTCGGCTGGTTCGGCTTCCTGTTCGCCGCGCTGCAGTTTGTCAGCTCGCCGCTGCAGGGCGCGCTGTCCGACCGCTATGGCCGGCGCCCGGTGATCCTGGCCTCGTGCCTGGGGCTGGGCGTGGATTTCGCGGTGATGGCGCTGGCGCAGAGCCTGCCGTTGCTGCTGCTGGCGCGGGTGGTGTCCGGCGTGTTCTCGGCCAGCTTCACCACCGCCAATGCCTACATCGCCGACATCACCACGCCGGACAAACGCGCCCAGGCCTACGGCATGATCGGCGCCGCGTTCGGGCTCGGCTTCGTGATCGGACCGCTGCTCGGCGGCTGGCTTGGTAGCTACCACCTGCGCGCGCCGTTCTGGTTCGCCGCGGCGCTGGCGCTGCTCAATTTCCTGTACGGCCTGTGGGTGCTGCCCGAATCGCTGGCGCCGGAGCGGCGCACCCCGCGCCTGGACTGGAAGCACGCCAATCCGTTCGGCGCGCTGCGGCTGCTGCGCAGCTATCCGCAGGTGTTCGCGCTGGCCGCGGTGATCTTCCTGGCCAACCTGGCGCACTACGTGTATCCGAGTATCTTCGTGCTGTTCGCCGAATACGAGTATCAGTGGGGACCGAAGCAGGTCAGCTGGGTGCTGGCCGTGGTCGGAGTGTGCAGCATCGTGGTCAATGCCTTGCTGGTCGCGCGCGTGGTGCGCCGGCTCGGCGAGCGCGGGGCGCTGCTGTTCGGACTGGGCTGCGGCGTGGCCGGCTTCGCCATCTACAGCATCGCCGGCAGCGGCGCGATGTTCCTGCTCGGGGTGCCGGTCAGCGCGTTGTGGGCGGTGGCGTCGCCGTCGGCGCAGGCCATCGTCACCCGCCACGTCGGCGCCGATGCGCAAGGCCGCGTACAGGGCGCGCTGATGAGCCTGGTCAGTCTGGCCGGCATCGTCGGGCCGTTGCTGTACACCTGGGTGTTCGCGCTGTTCATCGGCAAGCACGCGCCGGCGCACCTGCCCGGCGCGCCGTGGCTGCTGGCCGCGCTCTTGCTCGCCGCGGGCTGGGTGGTGGCCTGGCGCCGTGCGCGCATGCCCGCCGGCGCCACCGCGTAG
- a CDS encoding biliverdin-producing heme oxygenase — MSLHASRLLRDATAQQHLAVERSPMMRALMRDSLSMHDYVQVLRRHHAVLAGWEQRESAWLQASGDAHWRYQPRSPLLEQDLAALRAAPPLPAPAPPALANGSRWGMLYVVEGSRLGGRVIARQLRQTLAAAAPALSYFELGHADPACWRRFQQRLEQALPTPALQQAAVDGARAMFAHFHTHFALETAA; from the coding sequence ATGTCCCTCCACGCCTCGCGCCTGCTGCGCGACGCCACTGCACAACAGCATCTGGCCGTCGAACGATCGCCGATGATGCGCGCGCTGATGCGCGATTCCCTGTCCATGCACGACTACGTCCAGGTGCTGCGCCGCCATCACGCGGTGCTGGCCGGCTGGGAACAGCGCGAGTCGGCCTGGCTGCAGGCCAGCGGCGATGCCCACTGGCGCTACCAGCCGCGCAGTCCCCTGCTGGAACAGGATCTGGCCGCGCTGCGGGCCGCGCCGCCGCTGCCGGCCCCGGCGCCGCCGGCGCTTGCGAACGGCAGTCGCTGGGGCATGCTCTACGTGGTGGAAGGTTCGCGCCTGGGCGGACGGGTGATCGCCCGGCAACTGCGCCAGACCCTGGCCGCCGCCGCCCCGGCGCTGAGCTATTTCGAACTCGGCCATGCCGATCCGGCCTGCTGGCGGCGGTTCCAGCAACGCCTGGAGCAGGCCCTGCCGACGCCGGCGCTGCAGCAGGCCGCGGTCGACGGCGCCCGCGCGATGTTCGCGCATTTCCACACCCACTTCGCCCTGGAGACCGCCGCATGA
- the bphP gene encoding bacteriophytochrome BphP, which yields MSETAAPLDMDACAREPIHIPGSIQPHGALLVIEPSDGCIVQASTSAADLLGVPLADLLGQRYDTLLTLQEPRVSADASERTQLAYVDVAFPRRATASRQRWVGAWHLYPEQWLLELEPRDAPLADATLREALPLLRRLETDNSIDEACQRAAKSLRTLIGYDRVMIYRFDDDWNGDVVAEARAPQLESYLGLHYPASDIPAQARTLYLRNRVRQIADVGYIPSPIQPTLHPRLRTPVDLSDVSLRSVSPVHLEYLANMGVTATLVASIVVNDALWGLIACHHYRPYFCNHEMRDVTDAVSRALAGRIGALAAVSRARVETVLLTVREKLITNFNEAETLTGEMLDDMASDLLDVVDADGVAVFHGDHVTRHGTVPSAAELARIREQIEASHHEALRHDAVGALHTEQIGATFPELADLAPLAAGFIFVPLMPQARSALLWTRREQVRTVNWAGNPQLSKLQDIPNSRLSPRKSFDLWQETVRGRARPWSPVSLESARSLRVLIELMERKRFQQDFALLEASLSRLREPVAIIERGNDGRPSRLAFVNDAFATLFQREIAELIGCELDQLYASDAVPAEIQRIATLLRQGRAAYVTLPLRIEAGAPVHRQFDFEPLPSPSGVSTHWLLQLRDPR from the coding sequence ATGAGCGAGACCGCCGCGCCCTTGGACATGGACGCCTGCGCGCGCGAGCCGATCCATATTCCCGGATCGATCCAGCCGCACGGCGCGCTGTTGGTCATCGAACCCAGCGATGGCTGCATCGTGCAGGCCAGCACCAGCGCCGCCGACCTGCTCGGCGTACCGCTGGCCGACCTGCTCGGGCAACGCTACGACACGCTGCTGACGCTGCAGGAGCCGCGCGTGTCGGCGGATGCCTCCGAACGCACCCAGCTCGCCTACGTCGACGTCGCTTTCCCGCGCCGCGCCACGGCCTCGCGGCAGCGCTGGGTCGGCGCCTGGCATCTGTACCCCGAGCAATGGCTGCTGGAACTGGAGCCGCGCGATGCGCCGCTCGCCGATGCCACCTTGCGCGAGGCCCTGCCGTTGCTGCGCCGGCTGGAGACCGACAACAGCATCGACGAAGCCTGCCAGCGGGCGGCCAAGAGCCTGCGCACGCTGATCGGCTACGACCGGGTGATGATCTACCGCTTCGACGACGACTGGAACGGCGACGTCGTGGCCGAGGCGCGCGCGCCCCAGCTGGAGTCCTATCTTGGCCTGCACTATCCGGCCAGCGACATCCCGGCGCAGGCGCGCACGCTGTACCTGCGCAATCGCGTGCGGCAGATCGCCGATGTCGGCTACATCCCTTCGCCGATCCAACCGACCCTGCATCCGCGGCTGCGCACGCCGGTGGACCTGAGCGACGTCAGCCTGCGCAGCGTCTCCCCGGTGCACCTGGAATATCTGGCCAACATGGGCGTCACCGCCACCCTGGTGGCCTCGATCGTAGTCAACGATGCGCTGTGGGGGCTGATCGCCTGCCACCACTACCGCCCGTACTTCTGCAACCACGAGATGCGCGACGTCACCGATGCGGTCAGCCGCGCCCTGGCCGGGCGCATCGGCGCGCTGGCCGCGGTGTCGCGCGCGCGCGTGGAAACGGTGCTGCTGACCGTGCGCGAGAAGTTGATCACCAACTTCAACGAAGCGGAAACGCTGACCGGGGAGATGCTCGACGACATGGCGTCGGACCTGCTCGACGTGGTCGATGCCGACGGTGTGGCGGTATTCCACGGCGACCACGTCACCCGCCACGGCACCGTGCCCAGCGCCGCCGAACTTGCGCGGATCCGCGAGCAGATCGAGGCCAGCCACCACGAGGCGCTGCGCCACGACGCGGTCGGCGCGCTGCATACCGAGCAGATCGGCGCGACCTTCCCGGAGCTGGCCGACCTGGCGCCGCTGGCCGCCGGCTTCATCTTCGTGCCGCTGATGCCGCAGGCGCGCAGCGCGCTGTTGTGGACGCGGCGCGAGCAGGTGCGCACGGTCAATTGGGCCGGCAACCCGCAGTTGTCCAAGCTGCAGGACATTCCCAACTCGCGCCTGTCGCCGCGCAAGAGCTTCGACCTGTGGCAGGAAACCGTGCGCGGCCGCGCGCGGCCATGGTCGCCGGTAAGCCTGGAATCGGCGCGCAGCCTGCGGGTGCTGATCGAGCTGATGGAGCGCAAGCGCTTCCAGCAGGATTTCGCGTTGCTGGAAGCCTCGTTGTCGCGGCTGCGCGAACCGGTGGCGATCATCGAGCGCGGCAACGACGGCCGGCCCAGCCGGCTGGCGTTCGTCAACGACGCCTTCGCGACGCTGTTCCAACGCGAGATCGCCGAGCTGATCGGCTGCGAACTGGACCAGCTGTACGCCAGCGACGCCGTGCCCGCCGAAATTCAGCGCATCGCCACCTTGCTGCGCCAGGGACGCGCGGCTTACGTAACCTTGCCGCTGCGCATCGAAGCCGGCGCGCCGGTGCATCGCCAGTTCGATTTCGAACCGCTGCCCAGCCCCTCCGGCGTCTCCACGCACTGGCTGCTGCAGCTGCGCGACCCGCGCTGA
- a CDS encoding benzoate/H(+) symporter BenE family transporter, translating into MPSTAGRSLWRDASLPALVAGFVTVLVGFASSAVIVFQAARTLGASQAEIASWMWALGLGMGVTCIGLSLRYRMPVVTAWSTPGAAMLISSSGGLPLSDAIGAFVVAALLGTAAGFSGVFERMIRRIPVSLASAMLAGVLLRFGLDVFLAMQSRLGMALAMFAVYLLGRRAFPRYAVIATLAVGIAIAAGSGTLHLETAQLSLARPVFVWPTLSWQALFGIALPLFVVTMASQNLPGVAVIRASGYAVPISPTIGWIGVVNTLLAPFGAYGLNLAAITAAICMGREAQEDPQRRYMAAVFAGLFYLLIGLFGATVAALFAAFPKELVMAVAGIALFGTIGNSLAMALKDEGEREPALITFLVTASGLSLFGIGATFWGLLAGAATSLLWRRPR; encoded by the coding sequence ATGCCCTCCACTGCCGGACGCTCCTTATGGCGCGACGCCTCGCTGCCGGCGCTGGTCGCCGGCTTCGTCACTGTCCTGGTCGGCTTCGCCAGTTCGGCGGTGATCGTGTTCCAGGCCGCGCGCACGCTGGGTGCCTCGCAGGCGGAGATCGCGTCGTGGATGTGGGCGCTGGGGCTGGGCATGGGCGTCACCTGTATCGGCCTGTCGCTGCGCTACCGGATGCCGGTGGTCACGGCCTGGTCCACGCCAGGCGCGGCGATGCTGATCAGCAGCAGCGGCGGCTTGCCGCTGTCCGATGCGATCGGCGCCTTCGTGGTGGCGGCGTTGCTCGGCACCGCCGCGGGATTTTCCGGCGTGTTCGAGCGGATGATCCGGCGCATCCCGGTGTCGCTGGCCTCGGCGATGCTGGCCGGGGTGCTGCTGCGCTTCGGCCTGGACGTGTTCCTGGCGATGCAGAGCCGGCTGGGCATGGCGCTGGCGATGTTCGCGGTCTATCTGCTCGGACGCCGTGCGTTCCCGCGCTACGCGGTGATCGCGACGCTGGCGGTGGGCATCGCGATCGCCGCCGGCAGCGGCACGCTGCATCTGGAGACCGCGCAGCTGAGCCTGGCGCGCCCGGTCTTCGTGTGGCCGACGCTGTCGTGGCAGGCGCTGTTCGGCATCGCGCTGCCGTTGTTCGTGGTGACGATGGCCTCGCAGAACCTACCCGGGGTGGCGGTGATCCGCGCCTCCGGCTATGCGGTGCCGATCTCGCCGACGATCGGCTGGATCGGCGTGGTCAATACGCTGCTGGCGCCGTTCGGGGCCTATGGGCTGAACCTGGCGGCGATCACCGCGGCGATCTGCATGGGCCGCGAGGCGCAGGAAGATCCGCAGCGGCGCTACATGGCCGCGGTGTTCGCCGGCCTGTTCTATCTGCTGATCGGCCTGTTCGGCGCGACCGTGGCGGCGCTGTTCGCCGCGTTCCCGAAGGAGCTGGTGATGGCGGTCGCCGGCATCGCGCTGTTCGGCACCATCGGCAACAGCCTGGCGATGGCGCTGAAGGACGAGGGCGAACGCGAGCCGGCGCTGATCACCTTCCTGGTCACCGCCTCGGGGCTGTCGCTGTTCGGCATCGGCGCCACGTTCTGGGGCCTGCTGGCGGGTGCGGCGACCTCGCTGCTGTGGCGGCGCCCGCGCTGA